A DNA window from Borrelia sp. HM contains the following coding sequences:
- a CDS encoding ABC transporter permease has product MSKDNTYVETQSANNRAWLRFKENKLAFISIFVIGFYILIAMFQPILPIYKYYTQIVEHADLPPSLRHAGELWYEKELNFIKRLATKEKREITNEEKTNLEEIKRKIETDIQTIDGKEVKIHKRIYLLGTDSLGRDLLSRIIQGSQISISVGIIGAFISMIIGTIIGATAGFFGGIIDKIITKIIEILYVLPTLLVIITLMTIMERNIIGLFIAISIISWLTIARIVRGQVKSLAQSEFIQAAKTLGATNKRMIFKHLIPNSIGMIVIITTMNVPSFILFESFLSFLGLGISAPMTSWGELIKNGISTFIEYPWKIFIPATVMTIFLLFMNFLGDGLRDAFDPKDNL; this is encoded by the coding sequence ATGAGCAAAGATAATACCTATGTTGAAACCCAATCAGCAAACAATCGCGCTTGGCTAAGATTTAAAGAAAACAAACTGGCATTTATTAGTATATTTGTAATTGGATTTTACATACTAATTGCAATGTTTCAACCAATACTACCAATATACAAATATTATACGCAAATAGTAGAACATGCTGATTTGCCTCCATCTCTTAGACATGCAGGAGAACTTTGGTACGAAAAGGAACTTAATTTTATAAAAAGATTAGCGACTAAAGAAAAAAGAGAAATAACAAATGAAGAAAAAACAAATCTAGAGGAAATAAAAAGAAAAATAGAAACTGATATTCAAACAATTGATGGAAAAGAAGTTAAAATACACAAAAGAATATATCTCTTAGGCACAGACAGTCTTGGAAGAGATTTACTTTCAAGAATAATACAGGGAAGTCAAATATCAATATCTGTAGGAATTATAGGAGCCTTTATATCAATGATAATAGGAACCATTATAGGTGCAACAGCAGGATTCTTTGGTGGTATCATTGATAAAATAATAACTAAAATAATAGAAATTCTTTATGTCCTTCCCACTTTACTTGTAATAATAACACTAATGACTATTATGGAAAGAAATATAATTGGATTATTTATTGCAATTAGCATTATCTCGTGGCTAACAATTGCTAGAATCGTAAGGGGTCAAGTAAAATCACTAGCACAATCTGAATTTATACAAGCAGCCAAAACACTAGGTGCAACAAATAAAAGAATGATATTTAAACATTTAATTCCTAACAGCATTGGCATGATAGTAATTATTACAACAATGAATGTTCCATCATTTATTCTGTTTGAGTCATTTCTATCATTCTTGGGTCTTGGAATATCAGCACCAATGACTAGTTGGGGAGAATTAATAAAAAATGGAATTTCCACATTTATTGAATATCCATGGAAAATTTTTATACCAGCAACAGTCATGACAATATTTTTATTATTTATGAACTTTTTAGGAGATGGATTAAGAGATGCATTTGATCCAAAAGACAATCTCTAG
- a CDS encoding ABC transporter ATP-binding protein, whose amino-acid sequence MEEENYILDIRNLAIEFKLKHTTIYPVNNINLKMKKGEIRAIVGESGSGKSVTSMAILKLLPEMTTVYKSGEILFEGQDLLKLSEKELQSIRGNKIAMIFQDPMTSLNPYLRISTQIEETIMLHQKLDKNKAQQKAIEMLKTVGVVNAEDRIKHYPHQFSGGMRQRVMIAMALSCHPSLLIADEPTTALDVTIQKQILLLIKNLSKKFNTSTILITHDLGVVAEVCDTVSVMYKGQFVEEGTVQEIFKNPKHSYTIGLLKSILTLEQDPNKKLYSIKDHPIEITTSIN is encoded by the coding sequence ATGGAAGAAGAAAACTACATACTAGACATAAGAAATTTAGCAATTGAGTTTAAGCTAAAACATACAACAATATATCCCGTAAACAACATAAACTTAAAAATGAAAAAAGGTGAAATCAGGGCTATTGTTGGAGAATCTGGTAGTGGTAAATCCGTCACAAGCATGGCAATACTAAAACTTTTACCAGAAATGACGACAGTATATAAAAGTGGAGAGATACTATTTGAAGGTCAAGATTTATTAAAACTTAGCGAAAAAGAGCTTCAAAGTATTAGAGGTAATAAGATAGCAATGATATTTCAAGATCCAATGACTTCTTTAAACCCATACTTAAGAATATCTACACAAATTGAAGAAACAATAATGCTACATCAAAAATTAGATAAAAATAAAGCTCAACAAAAAGCAATAGAAATGTTAAAAACGGTTGGGGTTGTAAATGCAGAAGATAGAATAAAGCATTATCCACATCAATTTTCAGGAGGAATGAGACAAAGAGTTATGATTGCAATGGCTCTAAGTTGCCATCCATCATTATTAATTGCTGATGAACCTACTACGGCTCTTGATGTTACAATCCAAAAACAAATACTGCTGCTAATTAAAAATCTTTCTAAAAAATTTAATACTTCAACTATATTAATAACTCATGATTTAGGTGTAGTTGCAGAAGTTTGTGATACAGTATCTGTAATGTATAAGGGACAATTTGTAGAAGAAGGTACAGTACAAGAAATATTTAAAAACCCTAAACATTCATACACAATCGGACTTTTAAAATCAATACTTACTCTTGAACAGGATCCAAATAAAAAACTATATTCCATCAAAGATCATCCTATTGAAATCACTACAAGTATAAATTGA
- a CDS encoding ATP-binding cassette domain-containing protein has translation MNSKKDIILKVENLVQTFTIGEDFLFWKNKRKVNAVNNISFEVERNKTLGLVGESGCGKSTTLRTIMQLYKPTSGSIYFNEKDITKLSKRELLKTKKDMQMVFQDPHTSLNPRMTIKEIIAEPLVIYSENKILPKTKQEIDKRVNELIDITGLEKSMLSRYPHEFSGGQRQRIGIARALALNPKLLLLDEAVSALDVSIRAQILNLLKDLQKELKLSYLFISHDLSVVKYMSDKIAVMYMGSILEIAPRETLFLNPKHPYTKTLIASIPEINPEKIKDKKTIKLDELSLININNTSFTSENAPLEEIEKDHFVSKYLFDEMNSLLNE, from the coding sequence ATGAATAGCAAGAAAGATATAATTCTTAAAGTGGAAAATTTAGTACAAACATTTACAATTGGAGAAGATTTCTTATTCTGGAAAAACAAACGTAAGGTAAATGCTGTCAATAACATAAGCTTTGAAGTTGAACGTAATAAAACATTAGGACTTGTTGGAGAATCTGGATGTGGAAAATCAACAACCTTAAGAACAATCATGCAACTCTATAAACCAACATCAGGTAGCATATATTTTAATGAAAAAGACATTACCAAACTATCAAAAAGAGAACTTCTCAAAACCAAAAAAGACATGCAGATGGTCTTCCAAGATCCACATACATCCCTTAATCCAAGAATGACAATCAAAGAAATAATAGCAGAACCACTAGTAATATACAGTGAAAATAAGATCCTTCCAAAAACCAAACAAGAAATAGATAAAAGAGTAAACGAACTAATTGATATTACTGGCCTTGAAAAAAGCATGCTTTCAAGATATCCACATGAATTCTCAGGAGGACAAAGACAAAGAATAGGAATAGCAAGAGCACTTGCTTTAAATCCTAAACTTTTATTGCTAGACGAAGCTGTTTCTGCATTAGATGTATCAATAAGAGCACAGATTTTAAATTTGCTTAAAGATCTACAAAAAGAATTAAAATTATCGTATCTATTCATATCACACGACTTATCAGTAGTAAAATATATGAGCGATAAAATTGCTGTAATGTACATGGGTTCCATTTTAGAAATTGCACCTAGAGAAACTTTATTTTTAAATCCTAAACATCCATATACAAAAACATTAATAGCATCTATCCCTGAAATTAATCCTGAAAAAATAAAGGACAAAAAAACAATCAAACTTGACGAATTATCCTTAATAAATATAAATAACACATCCTTTACATCGGAAAATGCACCTCTTGAAGAAATAGAAAAGGATCATTTTGTATCTAAATACCTATTTGATGAAATGAATAGTCTGCTAAATGAATAA
- the eno gene encoding phosphopyruvate hydratase has protein sequence MGFHIYEIKARQVIDSRGNPTVEADVILEDGSMGRAAVPSGASTGTNEAVELRDGNKSVYMGKGVLKAVDNIINIISPELEGMNALNQVEIDRKMIELDGTPNKSKLGANAILAVSMATAKAAAKHLGLQVYQYLGAYKSNILPTPMCNIINGGAHSDNSVDFQEFMIMPIGAKTFSDAIRMAAEVFHTLKGILNKKGYATSVGDEGGFAPNLQSNEEACEVIMEAIQNAGYKPGEDITIALDPATSELYDPKTKKYVLRWSTKEELTSEEMVEYWAKWVEKYPIISIEDGMSEEDWNGWKKLTDKIGNKVQLVGDDLFVTNTSFLKKGIEMKVANAILIKVNQIGTLTETFEAVEMAKKAGYTAIVSHRSGETEDTTIADLVVALGTGQIKTGSLSRTDRIAKYNQLLRIEEELGSIAEYHGKNVFYSIK, from the coding sequence ATGGGTTTTCATATTTATGAAATAAAAGCTAGGCAAGTCATTGATTCTAGAGGAAATCCAACGGTTGAAGCAGATGTAATACTTGAAGATGGTTCTATGGGTAGAGCAGCTGTCCCATCAGGTGCATCAACAGGAACAAATGAAGCTGTTGAACTAAGAGATGGTAATAAATCTGTTTATATGGGCAAAGGAGTACTTAAAGCAGTTGACAATATAATAAACATTATATCTCCAGAACTTGAAGGAATGAATGCTTTGAATCAAGTTGAAATCGACAGAAAAATGATTGAACTTGACGGAACACCTAACAAATCAAAACTTGGAGCTAACGCTATTCTTGCAGTTTCAATGGCTACAGCCAAAGCAGCAGCTAAACACCTTGGACTTCAAGTTTATCAATATCTTGGGGCTTACAAATCCAACATTTTACCTACACCTATGTGTAACATTATAAATGGAGGTGCTCACTCTGACAACTCTGTTGATTTTCAAGAATTTATGATAATGCCAATTGGAGCAAAAACTTTCAGTGATGCAATAAGAATGGCTGCTGAAGTTTTTCACACACTCAAAGGCATTTTAAATAAGAAAGGTTATGCAACATCTGTTGGAGATGAAGGTGGTTTTGCACCAAATCTACAATCAAATGAAGAAGCCTGTGAAGTTATTATGGAAGCTATACAAAATGCAGGTTACAAACCTGGAGAAGATATTACAATTGCCCTAGATCCAGCAACATCTGAATTATATGATCCAAAAACCAAAAAATATGTACTTCGATGGTCAACAAAAGAAGAACTTACTTCTGAAGAAATGGTTGAATATTGGGCAAAATGGGTAGAAAAATATCCTATCATATCAATTGAAGATGGAATGTCAGAAGAAGACTGGAATGGATGGAAAAAACTTACAGATAAAATTGGAAATAAAGTTCAACTTGTAGGTGATGACTTATTTGTTACAAACACATCTTTCCTGAAAAAAGGAATTGAAATGAAAGTTGCAAATGCAATTCTTATCAAAGTAAATCAAATTGGAACATTAACTGAAACTTTTGAAGCCGTAGAAATGGCAAAAAAAGCTGGATATACTGCAATAGTCTCACATCGTTCAGGAGAAACAGAGGATACAACAATTGCTGATCTTGTTGTTGCACTTGGAACAGGCCAAATCAAGACAGGCTCTCTCTCAAGAACAGACAGAATAGCTAAATATAACCAACTCTTAAGAATAGAAGAAGAATTAGGAAGTATTGCAGAATATCATGGAAAAAATGTTTTTTATTCTATTAAATAA
- the rpsI gene encoding 30S ribosomal protein S9: MSSSDVKDINLGMGTGRRKSSVARVYIREGKGDIKINSKDIGSYMQLEKLKSIALSPLILTNTLGKYDLYINIYGGGISGQAGAIRHGIARALYELDKGYKMILKSNGLLTRDPRRVERKKFGKKKSRKSFQFSKR, translated from the coding sequence ATGTCAAGTTCAGATGTTAAGGATATTAATTTAGGGATGGGTACTGGAAGGAGAAAGTCTTCTGTTGCTAGGGTTTATATTAGAGAAGGTAAAGGGGATATTAAGATCAATAGTAAGGATATTGGTTCTTATATGCAACTTGAAAAATTAAAGTCAATTGCTTTATCTCCATTGATTTTAACAAATACTCTTGGGAAATACGATCTTTATATTAATATTTATGGTGGAGGTATTTCAGGTCAAGCTGGTGCGATTAGACATGGTATTGCAAGGGCTCTTTATGAGCTTGATAAAGGGTATAAGATGATTCTTAAATCTAATGGGCTTTTAACAAGAGATCCAAGAAGAGTTGAGCGTAAAAAGTTTGGTAAAAAGAAGTCTAGAAAAAGTTTTCAATTTTCAAAAAGATAA
- the rplM gene encoding 50S ribosomal protein L13, protein MNRITSNKTIWIKPKYVEKKWYVIDAADKVLGRVATEVVKILRGKHKPYYTPHQDLGDNVVIVNASKIRLTGKKYSQKIYYRHSRYPGGLYSDTFRTLSEKKPTAPLEIAIKGMLPKGPLGRELFRNLRVFADANHTLKAQNPCKLELS, encoded by the coding sequence ATGAATAGGATAACAAGTAATAAAACAATATGGATTAAGCCAAAGTATGTAGAGAAAAAATGGTATGTAATTGATGCGGCAGATAAAGTTCTTGGTAGAGTTGCTACAGAAGTTGTTAAAATTTTAAGGGGTAAGCATAAGCCTTATTATACTCCACATCAAGATTTAGGTGATAATGTTGTAATTGTCAATGCTTCAAAGATCAGGCTTACTGGTAAGAAATATTCTCAAAAAATTTATTATAGACATTCAAGGTATCCTGGGGGGCTTTACTCTGATACTTTTAGAACGTTATCTGAGAAAAAACCAACAGCACCTCTTGAAATAGCTATTAAAGGCATGTTACCAAAAGGGCCTTTAGGGCGTGAGCTTTTTAGGAATCTTAGAGTTTTTGCTGATGCTAATCATACGCTTAAAGCTCAAAATCCTTGTAAATTAGAATTAAGTTAG
- the gatB gene encoding Asp-tRNA(Asn)/Glu-tRNA(Gln) amidotransferase subunit GatB, translating into MEYKLLVGLEVHVQLGLKTKAFCGCKNDSGGIPNSRTCPICLGLPGTLPSVNKELINSAILAGHATNSKIRNIVKFDRKHYAYPDLPKGYQISQNDEPICENGFIFIETSSGLKKIDIVRIHMEEDSGKSLHLLESENRSYIDFNRAGAPLLEVVSSPNINSGEEAVAYLVALREIFRYLDLSDCNMENGSFRCDVNINLLIIDNDVEYKTPISEIKNLNSFKSVKSAIDYEELRQKEEWILHRRTFDSIGKRTMGFDDKRSVTILQRSKETVVDYRYIKEPDLPLIKLDFSYIESIKNSRMIELPFDARIRLKNQYGISDFDVITLTSDKNLVKYFEEAAKGSSDPKRVANWILSEVLSVLNDKEINIVDFILPPAYISELVEFIVDGKISGKLAKSIFLEMLERNISSSIIIKEKNLEQISDISLIESIVMEVIKENPKSIELYKKGKNHAIRFMMGQVMQKAYGKINPILANEILMGKLRDV; encoded by the coding sequence ATGGAATATAAATTACTAGTTGGCTTAGAAGTACACGTACAGTTGGGATTAAAGACAAAGGCTTTTTGTGGATGTAAAAATGATTCTGGAGGAATTCCAAATTCCCGTACCTGTCCAATATGCCTTGGGCTTCCTGGAACTTTGCCTAGTGTAAATAAGGAGCTGATTAATAGTGCAATTTTAGCTGGGCATGCTACTAATTCTAAAATTAGAAATATTGTTAAGTTTGATAGAAAACATTATGCTTATCCCGATTTACCTAAAGGATATCAAATATCTCAAAATGATGAACCAATTTGTGAGAATGGATTTATATTTATTGAGACTTCTTCAGGTCTAAAAAAAATTGATATTGTTAGAATACATATGGAAGAAGATTCTGGTAAAAGTTTGCATTTGCTTGAAAGTGAGAATCGAAGTTATATTGATTTTAATCGTGCAGGTGCTCCTTTATTAGAAGTTGTTTCAAGTCCCAATATTAATAGCGGAGAAGAAGCTGTTGCCTATTTAGTTGCTTTAAGAGAAATTTTTAGATACCTTGATTTATCTGATTGCAACATGGAAAATGGATCGTTTCGATGTGATGTTAACATTAATTTACTTATCATTGATAATGATGTTGAATATAAAACGCCCATTTCTGAAATAAAGAATCTAAATTCTTTTAAATCGGTAAAATCGGCGATTGATTATGAAGAATTAAGGCAAAAAGAAGAATGGATTTTACATAGAAGAACTTTTGATAGTATTGGTAAGCGTACAATGGGTTTTGACGATAAAAGGAGTGTGACAATTCTTCAAAGAAGTAAGGAAACGGTCGTTGATTATCGGTATATTAAGGAACCTGATTTACCTTTGATCAAGCTTGATTTTTCTTATATTGAAAGTATAAAGAATAGTAGAATGATAGAGCTTCCGTTTGATGCTAGAATAAGGTTGAAAAATCAGTATGGTATTAGTGATTTTGATGTTATTACTTTAACTTCTGATAAAAACTTGGTTAAATATTTTGAAGAGGCAGCAAAGGGATCAAGTGATCCTAAGAGAGTGGCTAATTGGATATTGTCCGAGGTATTGAGCGTTTTAAATGATAAAGAGATAAACATAGTTGATTTTATTTTACCACCAGCATATATTAGTGAACTTGTTGAATTTATTGTTGATGGAAAGATAAGTGGTAAGCTTGCAAAATCAATATTTTTAGAAATGCTTGAGCGTAATATTTCTTCTTCTATCATTATTAAAGAAAAAAATTTAGAGCAGATAAGTGATATATCTTTAATTGAATCAATTGTAATGGAAGTTATAAAAGAAAATCCTAAATCAATTGAACTTTATAAGAAAGGTAAAAATCATGCAATTAGGTTTATGATGGGACAAGTTATGCAAAAGGCTTATGGTAAAATCAATCCCATTCTTGCAAATGAAATTTTAATGGGCAAGTTGAGGGATGTATAG
- the gatA gene encoding Asp-tRNA(Asn)/Glu-tRNA(Gln) amidotransferase subunit GatA: MDLRGLSLVKIKELILTRKCKIYDVVTFYKELYEANKDVNGYIEFFDDALKLAKEYDGLLDRGQGQCLPLIGLPIAVKDNIAIKDKSLTCASEILQGYISPYDATVIKRLKDKGAILIGRTNMDEFAMGSSCEFSYYGVTFNPLNKEYVVGGSSGGSGAVVADNQAPFALGSDTGGSVRIPASFANLIGFKPSYGGLSRYGLVSYASSLDQIGFFSNSIDDVALILSFACGIDRMDATSIDIFKSPYPLLNNSLTGIKVAVIKELDENLMEPEVAHAFSKFKSKLLGRGIEIHEVSIEEINFVLSLYYSVSPVEAASNLARYTCIHYGKRLNDDLNLDDFYHNHRSLFLQEEVRRRIVLGNYLLSEGYDLKYYSRACKIIENLLIPKFNEIFNNFAYIVTPTSLVKPFKIGENFDEPVKMYYSDLCTVIANLIGSPALSVPFAKDDKGLPIGMQIIGQFKKDFELLNFAKNIIEGMD, translated from the coding sequence TTGGATTTAAGGGGTTTAAGTTTAGTAAAGATTAAGGAATTAATATTAACTCGAAAGTGTAAGATTTATGATGTTGTTACCTTTTATAAAGAGCTTTATGAAGCAAATAAAGATGTTAATGGTTATATTGAATTTTTTGATGATGCATTAAAATTAGCAAAAGAATATGATGGGCTTTTAGATAGAGGTCAAGGTCAATGTTTACCTTTAATTGGTCTTCCTATTGCTGTTAAAGATAATATTGCAATTAAAGATAAGAGTTTAACTTGTGCATCTGAAATTTTACAAGGGTATATTTCTCCTTATGATGCGACTGTTATTAAGAGATTAAAGGATAAAGGTGCAATTTTGATTGGTAGAACTAATATGGATGAGTTTGCAATGGGTTCTTCTTGTGAATTCTCGTATTATGGGGTTACCTTTAATCCTTTAAATAAAGAATATGTCGTGGGTGGCAGTTCTGGTGGTTCTGGAGCTGTTGTTGCCGATAATCAAGCTCCTTTTGCACTTGGTAGTGATACTGGAGGATCTGTTAGAATTCCTGCGTCGTTTGCAAATTTAATTGGTTTTAAACCTTCTTATGGAGGTTTGTCTCGTTATGGACTTGTATCATATGCATCATCTCTTGATCAAATAGGATTTTTTTCAAATTCCATTGATGATGTGGCTTTAATATTAAGTTTTGCTTGTGGAATTGATAGAATGGATGCTACTAGTATAGATATTTTTAAATCTCCTTATCCATTGTTAAACAATTCTTTAACAGGCATTAAAGTAGCTGTAATTAAAGAACTTGATGAGAATTTAATGGAACCAGAGGTTGCGCATGCGTTTTCTAAATTTAAGTCTAAACTTTTAGGTAGAGGAATTGAAATACATGAGGTTTCAATAGAGGAGATTAATTTTGTGCTTTCTCTTTACTATTCGGTATCTCCAGTTGAAGCTGCTTCTAATCTTGCTCGTTACACTTGTATTCATTATGGGAAAAGACTAAATGATGATTTAAATCTGGATGATTTTTATCATAATCATAGGAGTTTATTCTTGCAAGAAGAAGTAAGAAGGCGTATTGTGCTTGGTAATTATTTGTTATCAGAAGGTTATGATTTGAAATACTATTCAAGGGCTTGCAAGATTATTGAGAATTTATTGATTCCTAAGTTTAATGAAATTTTTAATAATTTTGCGTATATAGTTACACCTACAAGTCTTGTAAAACCTTTTAAAATTGGTGAGAATTTTGATGAGCCTGTAAAAATGTATTATTCTGATTTGTGTACTGTAATTGCAAATCTTATTGGATCTCCTGCACTTTCTGTTCCCTTTGCTAAAGATGACAAAGGATTGCCTATTGGTATGCAGATCATTGGTCAATTTAAAAAAGATTTTGAGCTTTTGAACTTTGCAAAGAATATAATAGAGGGAATGGATTAA
- the gatC gene encoding Asp-tRNA(Asn)/Glu-tRNA(Gln) amidotransferase subunit GatC, which produces MKDLHLESSLKLSLLRLSEKEEQEFVTKFQKVIDMLDKISQFDVSNDFEKKTCSLTDCRDDEVSSSLTIESIKKFSNMFVDGYFSSPKVL; this is translated from the coding sequence TTGAAAGATCTTCATTTAGAAAGTAGCTTGAAATTAAGCTTATTAAGGTTAAGTGAAAAAGAAGAGCAGGAATTTGTTACAAAATTTCAGAAAGTTATTGACATGCTAGATAAAATTTCTCAATTTGATGTTAGTAATGATTTTGAAAAGAAAACGTGTAGTCTTACTGACTGTAGAGATGACGAAGTTTCATCTTCTTTAACTATTGAATCTATTAAAAAATTTAGCAATATGTTTGTTGATGGATATTTTTCATCACCTAAGGTTCTTTAA
- a CDS encoding ATP-dependent helicase, with translation MSKIEKFLSSLNSYQNQIVLDDTKNPILVLAGPGSGKTRVIIAKIAYLIKKMYLRPEEILALTFTNKAASEMNLRINSLFDFNKALHIQTFHSFGAWLLRLYCKKFDENYDSNFTIWDTNDVVRFIKQIRLAPTIELAKNMSSLIFKYKESCFLNDDYSLDEKSCKNIEIYEQEKSRSNAFDFADLIIKATLMLRNCEDIKTKINTRFKAIFVDEYQDTNYAQFLFLRELYSKDMHFMVVGDEDQSIYSFRGARIENILEFEKTFDNVSKYYLVKNYRSSLSIVNVANDVISKNKNRYDKVIITENSIGNKVKFFVFQNPAEEAEYFLNFLVEDNLDTAILYRFNYQSLQFEKAFLKNNIPYKVLGSMRFYEREEIKDVVSLLRLFVNKKDRVSFLRVINKPARGIGKSTVDKIIEIINDLDVNLDLILASRKVINVLKGKARDSLVNFLSLYDKLWEKLKRDFYVNLSSFIRDVVINFGFWDHYQKFDNDDKSRNIDEFISSGVEYSGSVEGLVIFLENSSLSSLVHGDSKSSVILSSIHGVKGLEFDRVIISGFEKGLLPSEIDTLTQDRLEEERRLFYVAITRAKLELIITISLQRFFAGIQKNTAISVFFKDISEYNYDIVFVPKYLKDNFKYFKTKSIVKSDSKIFNIGDYITYDGKNGIVIDKWYKNDEQFIKINLSDGKKAILSSNYIKKLYKIY, from the coding sequence ATGAGCAAAATAGAAAAATTTCTCTCTAGTTTAAATTCTTATCAGAATCAGATTGTTTTAGATGATACCAAAAATCCTATTCTTGTTTTGGCAGGTCCAGGTAGTGGTAAAACAAGGGTTATAATTGCTAAAATAGCTTACTTAATCAAAAAAATGTATTTAAGACCAGAAGAGATCCTTGCTTTAACTTTTACAAATAAAGCCGCAAGTGAGATGAATTTAAGAATAAACTCTCTTTTTGATTTTAATAAGGCGTTGCATATTCAAACTTTTCATTCTTTTGGTGCTTGGCTTTTAAGACTTTACTGTAAAAAATTTGATGAAAATTATGATTCTAATTTCACAATTTGGGATACTAATGATGTTGTTAGATTTATTAAGCAAATTAGACTTGCTCCAACTATTGAACTTGCAAAGAATATGTCATCTTTAATATTTAAATATAAAGAGAGTTGTTTTTTAAATGATGATTATAGTCTTGATGAAAAAAGTTGCAAGAATATTGAAATTTATGAGCAAGAAAAATCTAGAAGTAATGCTTTTGATTTTGCTGATCTTATTATTAAGGCTACTTTAATGCTAAGAAATTGTGAAGATATAAAAACGAAAATTAATACAAGGTTTAAAGCTATTTTTGTAGATGAATATCAAGATACTAATTATGCACAGTTTTTATTTTTAAGAGAGCTTTATTCTAAAGATATGCATTTTATGGTAGTAGGAGACGAAGATCAATCTATATATTCTTTTAGAGGTGCTAGGATTGAAAATATTCTTGAATTTGAAAAAACATTTGATAATGTGTCTAAATATTATTTGGTAAAAAATTACCGTTCTAGTTTAAGCATTGTTAATGTTGCGAATGATGTTATTTCAAAGAATAAAAATCGATATGATAAAGTGATAATTACAGAAAACAGTATAGGTAATAAGGTAAAGTTTTTTGTATTCCAAAATCCTGCAGAAGAGGCGGAATATTTTTTAAATTTTCTTGTTGAAGATAACCTTGATACAGCAATTCTTTATCGATTTAATTATCAATCTTTGCAATTTGAGAAAGCTTTTTTAAAGAATAATATCCCATATAAAGTACTAGGTTCAATGAGATTTTATGAAAGAGAGGAGATTAAGGATGTAGTCTCTTTGTTAAGGCTTTTTGTAAATAAAAAAGATAGAGTGTCTTTCTTAAGAGTAATAAATAAGCCTGCTAGGGGGATTGGTAAGAGCACCGTGGATAAAATCATTGAGATTATCAATGATCTTGATGTAAATCTTGATTTAATTCTTGCAAGCAGAAAAGTGATTAATGTTTTAAAGGGCAAAGCAAGAGATTCGCTTGTTAATTTTCTAAGTTTGTATGATAAACTTTGGGAAAAACTAAAAAGAGATTTTTATGTGAACTTATCCTCATTTATAAGGGATGTTGTAATTAATTTTGGTTTTTGGGATCATTATCAGAAATTTGATAATGATGATAAATCTAGAAATATTGATGAGTTTATTAGCAGTGGAGTTGAATATTCAGGAAGTGTTGAAGGGCTTGTAATATTTTTAGAAAATTCTTCTCTTTCATCTTTAGTGCATGGAGATTCTAAATCTAGCGTTATACTTTCTTCAATTCATGGAGTTAAAGGACTTGAGTTTGATAGAGTAATAATATCTGGTTTTGAAAAGGGATTATTGCCTTCTGAGATTGACACATTGACCCAAGATAGATTGGAAGAAGAAAGAAGGCTTTTTTACGTTGCCATTACTAGAGCCAAACTTGAACTTATTATTACAATAAGTTTGCAAAGATTCTTTGCCGGAATACAAAAAAATACAGCTATTTCAGTTTTTTTTAAAGATATTAGTGAATACAATTATGACATTGTTTTTGTTCCAAAATATTTAAAAGATAATTTTAAATATTTTAAAACAAAAAGTATTGTAAAGAGTGATAGTAAAATCTTTAATATTGGAGATTATATAACTTATGATGGTAAAAATGGTATAGTTATTGACAAATGGTATAAAAATGATGAACAATTTATTAAAATTAATCTAAGTGATGGCAAAAAAGCTATTTTAAGCTCAAACTACATTAAAAAACTTTATAAAATTTATTAG